One stretch of Natronobacterium gregoryi SP2 DNA includes these proteins:
- a CDS encoding M48 family metallopeptidase: MFDRPLWSLRLRLAGTLMVLLLVATGVLAAVGWAIFVVTSAVSASGSPLEVATSRSLAGGTVVLAAGLSLLAHGRYGYRQTLESVDANPVEDGDPHGLRERVRRFALAAGVEEPAVAVADTDEPTSFTVSNGTDATVVVTTGALEALSDAELEAVLAHEVAHLANRDATVATVAATIGSISDGLFARERRLGEWIRFLLTIGSVTIVLALVAIPIVVLSALYLVVSVLARTVLAINAISVGVHARAREYAADRAGAELVGDPAALAAALETLDDVGPPDEDARRRSHASATLGIVPYALGEPTDSDPLEGSSLSRWIPDADSELDRAEFVALLSRVFGRLGRALEWRPATHPPVEKRIERLREYADEIDGK; this comes from the coding sequence ATGTTCGACCGTCCCCTCTGGTCGCTTCGACTCCGGCTCGCCGGGACGCTCATGGTGCTCCTTCTCGTCGCGACGGGCGTACTCGCGGCCGTCGGCTGGGCGATCTTTGTCGTCACGAGCGCCGTCAGCGCGTCCGGCTCGCCACTCGAGGTGGCCACGTCCCGCTCCCTGGCCGGTGGCACGGTCGTACTGGCGGCGGGACTGTCGTTGCTCGCACACGGCCGGTACGGCTACCGGCAGACACTCGAGTCGGTCGACGCCAATCCCGTCGAAGACGGCGACCCCCACGGCCTGCGCGAACGCGTCCGTCGGTTCGCGCTCGCCGCCGGGGTCGAAGAACCGGCAGTCGCGGTCGCCGACACCGACGAGCCGACCAGCTTCACCGTCAGCAACGGCACCGACGCGACGGTCGTCGTGACGACCGGCGCACTCGAGGCCCTCTCGGACGCCGAACTCGAGGCCGTCCTCGCCCACGAGGTCGCTCACCTCGCGAACCGAGACGCCACCGTCGCGACCGTCGCCGCGACGATCGGGTCGATCTCGGACGGGCTGTTCGCCCGCGAGCGTCGACTCGGCGAGTGGATTCGATTCCTCCTCACGATCGGTTCGGTGACGATCGTGCTGGCGCTCGTTGCGATTCCGATCGTCGTCCTCTCGGCACTCTACCTGGTCGTCAGCGTCCTCGCCCGAACCGTCCTCGCGATCAACGCTATCTCCGTCGGCGTTCACGCCCGCGCTCGAGAGTACGCCGCTGACAGGGCCGGCGCGGAACTGGTCGGCGATCCCGCCGCACTCGCCGCTGCCCTCGAGACGCTCGACGATGTCGGGCCACCCGACGAAGACGCTCGCCGGCGATCCCACGCGAGCGCGACGCTCGGGATCGTCCCCTACGCGCTGGGGGAGCCGACTGATTCCGACCCCCTTGAGGGGTCGTCGCTCTCCCGGTGGATTCCCGACGCGGACAGTGAACTCGACCGCGCCGAGTTCGTGGCACTGCTCTCGAGGGTCTTCGGACGTCTCGGCCGGGCGCTCGAGTGGCGGCCCGCGACGCATCCGCCGGTCGAGAAACGGATCGAGCGGCTGCGCGAGTACGCCGACGAAATCGACGGCAAATAG
- a CDS encoding outer membrane protein assembly factor BamB family protein: MPSTRRSFLTSIVAGSAALAGCSTVARSPTPDEPPPAGVDALPDPDRHILGANGSWSSFGCNAGNTREVADGKTPVEGVSERWRVETAQTTYHEPVVADGTVYLLEAQQRLRALDADSGDELWTLEDARAVPLVRGDVVYISSADTVRALEADTGDSLWEREFEVPGRVTGPATYAGDRLICGAGETVVALEAETGEEAWRRDVYGQVLDHAAFFLGYWVVVATEAGMVYLLSDGGMGGRRWRLPAVPMAPPSVDTNSIYVSCRDGTTYALTDEGGYADEVYWSADTGWTERGICVADGRVFLRGAGTLHALGTDDGTRYWSHDVGDWQHTAPAYSRETVFVGGDALYALDPTATGVLTDGPAVRFRREFAGRVGPGPVLDDGVLYVVAEVDEEAYALLALE; this comes from the coding sequence ATGCCCTCCACCAGACGATCCTTTCTGACGAGCATCGTCGCCGGAAGCGCTGCCCTCGCTGGCTGTTCGACCGTCGCACGCTCGCCGACACCGGACGAGCCGCCGCCAGCGGGCGTCGACGCACTGCCAGACCCCGACCGCCACATCCTCGGAGCGAACGGTTCGTGGTCCAGTTTCGGGTGTAATGCCGGCAACACTCGCGAAGTCGCCGACGGCAAGACACCAGTCGAGGGCGTGTCCGAACGCTGGCGGGTCGAGACCGCACAGACGACCTACCACGAACCAGTCGTCGCCGACGGGACCGTCTACCTGCTCGAGGCTCAGCAGCGACTCCGTGCTCTGGATGCCGACAGCGGCGACGAGCTGTGGACGCTCGAGGACGCGAGAGCGGTGCCGCTGGTCCGGGGCGACGTCGTCTACATCTCGTCGGCCGATACCGTCCGTGCACTCGAGGCAGACACCGGCGATTCACTGTGGGAACGAGAGTTCGAGGTGCCGGGGCGAGTGACCGGGCCGGCCACCTACGCCGGGGATCGACTGATCTGTGGCGCGGGCGAGACGGTCGTCGCACTCGAGGCCGAGACCGGCGAGGAGGCGTGGCGACGCGACGTCTACGGACAGGTGCTCGACCACGCCGCGTTCTTCCTGGGGTACTGGGTCGTCGTTGCCACCGAAGCGGGGATGGTCTACTTGCTCAGCGACGGCGGGATGGGAGGACGGCGATGGCGACTCCCGGCCGTGCCGATGGCTCCGCCGAGCGTGGACACGAACTCGATCTACGTCAGCTGTCGGGACGGGACGACGTACGCGCTGACCGACGAGGGCGGCTACGCGGACGAGGTGTACTGGTCGGCCGACACCGGCTGGACGGAACGCGGTATCTGCGTCGCGGACGGTCGGGTTTTTCTCCGGGGTGCCGGGACGCTCCACGCGCTCGGGACCGACGATGGGACCCGCTACTGGAGTCACGACGTCGGCGACTGGCAACACACCGCGCCAGCGTATAGCCGCGAGACCGTCTTCGTCGGTGGCGACGCCCTGTACGCACTCGATCCGACGGCGACCGGCGTTCTCACGGACGGTCCTGCAGTCCGGTTCCGACGCGAGTTCGCTGGTCGCGTCGGTCCCGGGCCGGTGCTCGACGACGGCGTACTCTACGTCGTCGCCGAAGTCGACGAGGAGGCGTACGCGTTGCTCGCACTCGAGTAG
- a CDS encoding HemK2/MTQ2 family protein methyltransferase, with protein sequence MELREQRDVETDVYQPAEDSQLLASTACERIAGDELVLEVGTGSGYVARTVAEETDARVIAADLNPHAVRQAREEGLETVRADLVSPFADGAFDAVLFNPPYLPTDPDNEWDDWMEAALSGGEDGRAVIDPFLEAVGRVLAPGGVVYLLVSSLTGVDEVVEQAGKAGFSAVALADESFPFETLTVLELLR encoded by the coding sequence GTGGAACTTCGAGAGCAACGCGACGTGGAAACGGACGTCTACCAGCCGGCAGAGGACTCGCAGTTGCTGGCCAGTACAGCCTGCGAGCGAATTGCGGGCGACGAACTCGTCCTCGAGGTCGGCACTGGGTCGGGCTACGTCGCCCGCACGGTCGCCGAGGAGACCGACGCTCGGGTGATCGCCGCGGACCTGAACCCCCACGCCGTCCGCCAGGCCCGCGAGGAGGGCCTCGAGACAGTCCGTGCAGACCTCGTCTCCCCCTTTGCCGACGGGGCGTTCGACGCCGTCCTCTTCAATCCGCCGTACCTGCCGACCGATCCAGACAACGAGTGGGACGACTGGATGGAGGCGGCGCTGTCGGGCGGCGAAGACGGCCGCGCGGTGATCGATCCGTTCCTCGAGGCCGTCGGTCGCGTGCTCGCCCCCGGCGGCGTCGTCTACCTGCTGGTCAGCAGCCTGACGGGGGTCGACGAGGTCGTCGAGCAAGCGGGAAAAGCGGGGTTCAGCGCGGTTGCCCTCGCCGACGAGTCGTTTCCCTTCGAGACGCTGACGGTGCTCGAGTTGCTCCGGTGA
- a CDS encoding mechanosensitive ion channel family protein: MSEAVGLDFLATEIESRQLRIAISVVAVGLLLFVSLSYRRLQTQISARSRPLYGDLASATLLVGTYAIALAVVLGVWELTGTVWSVFTEHDLNEDLLPNAIASFVLVIGTSIVTRFVRRLIDELLGSASAVTAHQREITHRIAQVVIWSVAIVVVLGVWIDDLSGLLVGAGFLGIVVGMAARQTLGTVLSGFVLMFSRPFEIGDWVAVEDEEGIVTDISIVNTRIQSFDGEYVMIPNDVISSSTITNRSKRGRLRVEIDVGVDYDADIDRATTLLEDVLAELEYALDTPAPDVVSKEFGDSAVVLGARFWIDKPRSQWRWQARTAAINAIKREFDSEGVDIPYPQRALSSRGETDVRIDGRTESVDEETDASSAADGDPEPEDGNRGGREYRMSHPEDN, translated from the coding sequence ATGTCAGAAGCAGTGGGGCTCGACTTCCTTGCAACCGAGATCGAGTCACGACAATTGCGGATTGCGATCTCCGTCGTGGCGGTCGGTCTCCTGTTGTTCGTTTCGCTCTCCTACCGGCGACTGCAAACACAGATTAGCGCCCGGAGTCGGCCGCTATACGGCGATCTAGCTTCGGCGACATTGCTCGTTGGGACGTATGCGATCGCTCTTGCGGTCGTCCTCGGTGTATGGGAACTCACCGGGACCGTCTGGAGCGTCTTCACGGAGCACGATCTCAACGAGGACCTCCTGCCAAACGCGATCGCTTCGTTCGTTCTCGTGATTGGCACGTCGATCGTGACGCGATTCGTCAGGCGACTTATCGACGAACTCCTCGGTTCAGCGTCGGCGGTCACGGCCCATCAGCGCGAGATCACCCACCGTATCGCACAGGTAGTCATCTGGTCGGTGGCGATCGTAGTGGTCCTCGGGGTCTGGATCGACGACCTGAGTGGACTGCTCGTGGGTGCCGGCTTCTTGGGGATCGTCGTCGGTATGGCCGCCAGACAGACGCTCGGAACGGTGCTTTCGGGCTTCGTGTTGATGTTCTCCCGCCCGTTCGAGATCGGCGACTGGGTCGCCGTCGAAGACGAGGAGGGAATCGTCACCGACATCTCGATCGTGAACACGCGAATCCAGTCGTTCGACGGCGAGTACGTCATGATTCCCAACGACGTTATCTCCTCGAGTACGATCACGAACCGATCGAAGCGAGGACGACTCCGGGTCGAGATCGACGTCGGGGTCGACTACGACGCCGACATCGACCGAGCCACCACACTCCTCGAGGATGTCCTCGCGGAGCTCGAGTACGCCCTCGATACGCCCGCTCCGGACGTCGTTTCGAAGGAGTTCGGCGATTCGGCGGTCGTCCTCGGCGCACGGTTCTGGATCGACAAACCGCGCTCCCAGTGGCGCTGGCAGGCACGGACGGCAGCGATCAACGCGATCAAACGCGAGTTCGATTCGGAAGGAGTCGACATCCCGTACCCGCAGCGAGCGCTCTCGAGTCGCGGTGAGACTGACGTGCGGATCGACGGGAGAACCGAGAGCGTCGACGAGGAGACGGACGCGAGTTCGGCCGCGGACGGCGATCCGGAACCCGAAGACGGAAATCGTGGCGGCCGCGAGTACCGCATGAGCCATCCGGAGGACAACTAA
- a CDS encoding 16S ribosomal RNA methyltransferase A — protein sequence MRDPDALIARAGVRGDPDHDQHFLVDDRVLDRLPTYLEEIDPDASHLLEIGGGTGALTDRLLALAGEDGAVTVVERDRDLAAFLREEFADAIDAGRLTVIEGDALEVDLPDFTASISNLPYGVSSEISFRLLPEGKPLVLMFQQEFAERMVAEPGTSEYGRLSVSTQHYADAELVETIPKEAFSPPPAVESAVVRLRPREPEYEVENEDFFLRFVKALFTQRRKTIRNAIRNTAHISGLEEPEAVVDAADDETLRKRADAMAPAEFAALAELALVESGLE from the coding sequence ATGAGAGATCCCGACGCGTTGATCGCCCGGGCCGGCGTCCGCGGCGATCCGGACCACGACCAGCACTTCCTCGTCGACGACCGCGTGCTCGATCGACTACCCACGTATCTTGAAGAGATAGATCCCGATGCCAGCCACCTGCTCGAGATCGGCGGCGGCACTGGCGCGCTGACGGACCGACTGCTCGCGCTCGCGGGCGAGGACGGCGCGGTGACGGTCGTCGAACGCGACCGCGATCTCGCGGCCTTCCTCCGCGAGGAGTTCGCGGACGCGATCGACGCCGGCCGGTTGACCGTGATCGAGGGCGACGCCCTCGAGGTCGACCTACCCGACTTCACGGCCTCGATCTCGAACCTTCCCTACGGCGTCTCGAGCGAGATTAGCTTCCGGTTGCTCCCCGAAGGGAAGCCGCTCGTGTTGATGTTCCAACAGGAGTTCGCCGAGCGGATGGTCGCCGAACCCGGCACGTCGGAGTACGGGCGGCTGTCGGTCTCGACCCAGCACTACGCCGACGCGGAACTCGTCGAGACGATCCCGAAGGAGGCGTTTTCGCCGCCGCCGGCGGTCGAGAGCGCGGTCGTCCGACTGCGACCCCGCGAGCCCGAATACGAGGTCGAAAACGAGGACTTTTTCCTGCGATTCGTGAAGGCGTTGTTCACGCAGCGGCGGAAAACGATCCGGAACGCCATCCGGAACACGGCCCACATCTCCGGCCTCGAGGAACCCGAGGCAGTCGTCGACGCCGCCGACGACGAGACTCTTCGCAAACGAGCGGACGCGATGGCACCTGCGGAGTTCGCCGCGCTGGCCGAACTGGCGCTCGTAGAGAGCGGCCTCGAGTGA
- a CDS encoding DUF7521 family protein, whose protein sequence is MLAALGYRRNRSQPMLLLAVGIALLTFVSEVFTITVAQTGSVAMTPLVGQVTEFVGLLFVLYSIVFARRQ, encoded by the coding sequence GTGCTTGCGGCGCTCGGCTACCGGCGAAACCGGAGCCAGCCGATGTTGCTTCTCGCAGTCGGCATCGCGCTTCTCACGTTCGTCTCGGAAGTGTTCACGATCACGGTCGCCCAGACGGGGTCGGTCGCCATGACGCCGCTCGTCGGGCAAGTGACGGAGTTCGTCGGCCTGCTGTTCGTCCTCTACTCGATCGTCTTCGCGCGCAGGCAGTAA
- a CDS encoding DUF655 domain-containing protein yields the protein MSEADSDGTDDDARRAVVLDYLAHGLSDDGRPQYEKSPAGYALGVEDFTLYQIAFDEDERITIGTEVAVDPRDERDIVTECNAVEYGDLSSGARSELEYVVQDLVEENEQRFVDFYNEAQPITLRLHQLNLLPGIGKKLRNSLLDERKRKPFESFDDLEDRVSGLHDPDEILVERILEELQEDDLKYQTFVGREQGQ from the coding sequence ATGAGCGAAGCCGACAGCGATGGGACGGACGACGACGCTCGACGCGCGGTGGTACTGGACTATCTCGCCCACGGCCTGTCGGACGACGGGCGGCCACAGTACGAGAAGTCCCCGGCAGGATACGCCCTCGGCGTCGAGGACTTCACGCTGTACCAGATCGCGTTCGACGAGGACGAACGGATCACGATCGGGACCGAGGTCGCCGTCGACCCGCGAGACGAACGCGACATCGTCACCGAGTGCAACGCCGTCGAGTACGGGGACCTCTCCTCGGGAGCCAGATCCGAACTCGAGTACGTCGTCCAGGATCTAGTCGAGGAGAACGAACAGCGGTTCGTGGACTTCTACAACGAGGCCCAGCCGATCACGCTGCGACTCCACCAGTTGAATCTGCTCCCAGGAATCGGGAAGAAACTCCGTAACAGCCTCCTCGACGAGCGCAAGCGCAAACCGTTCGAGAGCTTCGACGACCTCGAAGACCGCGTCTCCGGGCTCCACGATCCCGACGAAATCCTCGTCGAGCGCATTCTCGAGGAACTCCAGGAAGACGACCTGAAGTATCAGACGTTTGTCGGTCGCGAACAGGGTCAGTAA
- a CDS encoding RNA polymerase Rpb4 family protein — protein sequence MTIFKEIVDEEFLTVSETKELLADIEAERALDEDRELPYELARAIEHVNRFTVLEPAEAQQLADDLQELEKVDEATAYKITNLLPRNRDELRSVYAQQRYSLSGDELDEILDVVAKYA from the coding sequence ATGACGATCTTCAAAGAGATCGTCGACGAGGAGTTCCTCACGGTCTCGGAAACGAAGGAACTGCTCGCCGACATCGAGGCCGAACGCGCACTAGACGAGGACCGCGAACTCCCCTACGAACTCGCGCGAGCGATCGAACACGTCAACCGATTCACCGTCCTCGAGCCAGCGGAGGCCCAACAGCTCGCCGACGACCTCCAGGAACTGGAGAAAGTCGACGAGGCAACGGCATACAAGATCACCAACCTCCTCCCGCGCAACCGGGACGAGCTTCGATCGGTGTACGCACAGCAACGGTACTCGCTGTCGGGGGACGAACTCGACGAGATTCTCGACGTCGTCGCAAAGTACGCCTAA
- a CDS encoding 50S ribosomal protein L21e, whose amino-acid sequence MPNSNGPRQGTRNKLSNDPRERGASPPQRAIQEYEEGEKVHLKIDPSIHKGRFHPRFDGLTGEVVGKQGNAFKVQVNDGGKDKTLIVTAAHMRAQDRAADRV is encoded by the coding sequence ATGCCGAACTCTAATGGCCCTCGTCAGGGAACCCGGAACAAACTCTCGAACGATCCCCGAGAACGCGGGGCGTCGCCGCCACAGCGTGCGATTCAGGAGTACGAGGAGGGCGAGAAAGTCCACCTCAAGATCGACCCAAGCATCCACAAAGGTCGCTTCCACCCACGCTTCGATGGCCTCACCGGTGAGGTCGTCGGCAAGCAGGGGAACGCGTTCAAAGTACAGGTCAACGACGGCGGTAAAGACAAGACGCTGATCGTGACCGCGGCCCACATGCGCGCCCAGGACCGCGCCGCAGACCGCGTCTGA
- a CDS encoding cystathionine gamma-synthase, translated as MDDDQFRIETRSIHAGQEPDEETGALMTPIHANSTFEQDAPGDHRGYEYSRTGNPTRTDLEENLASLEGAEYGRCFASGMASINTVLNLLEAGDHVVTGNDVYGGTHRIFTQVYEDYDLEFSFVDMTDLEAIEEAFRPETELLWLETPTNPLMSIVDIEGAATIAHDHDALCAIDNTFATPYLQNPLELGADIVSHSLTKYLGGHSDVVGGALLTNDEDLDEEFGFYQNSVGATPGPFESFLVLRGTKTLPVRMDRHCKNASAIASWLEDHPDVDRVYYPGLESHPGHEIARKQMNDFGGMLSFELDASLEEASEVVSATEVFTLAESLGGVESLIEQPAPMTHAAIPREERLEAGLTDSLIRVSVGIEHVDDLIGDLEQAFEAALN; from the coding sequence ATGGACGACGACCAGTTCCGGATCGAAACCCGCTCGATTCACGCCGGACAGGAACCCGACGAAGAGACGGGCGCGCTGATGACGCCCATTCACGCCAACTCGACGTTCGAGCAAGATGCCCCCGGCGACCACCGCGGCTACGAGTACTCCCGGACCGGAAATCCGACACGGACCGACCTCGAGGAGAACCTCGCGAGCCTCGAAGGAGCCGAGTACGGCCGCTGTTTCGCGTCGGGCATGGCCTCGATCAACACCGTGCTCAACCTGCTCGAGGCGGGCGACCACGTCGTCACCGGCAACGACGTCTACGGCGGCACCCACCGTATCTTCACGCAGGTCTACGAGGACTACGACCTCGAGTTTAGCTTCGTCGATATGACCGACCTCGAGGCGATCGAGGAGGCGTTCCGTCCGGAGACGGAACTGCTGTGGCTCGAGACGCCGACCAATCCGCTCATGTCGATCGTCGACATCGAGGGGGCAGCCACAATCGCCCACGACCACGACGCCCTGTGTGCGATCGACAACACGTTCGCGACACCGTACCTCCAGAACCCGCTCGAATTGGGTGCCGACATCGTCTCCCACTCGCTGACGAAGTATCTCGGCGGTCACTCGGACGTGGTCGGTGGCGCCTTGCTGACCAACGACGAGGACCTCGACGAGGAGTTTGGCTTCTACCAGAACTCCGTGGGCGCGACGCCCGGTCCCTTCGAGAGTTTCCTCGTGCTTCGGGGGACCAAGACCCTCCCCGTCCGGATGGATCGTCACTGCAAGAACGCCAGCGCGATCGCGTCGTGGCTCGAGGACCACCCCGACGTCGACCGAGTCTACTACCCCGGTCTCGAGTCCCATCCCGGCCACGAGATCGCCCGCAAGCAGATGAACGACTTCGGCGGCATGCTGAGTTTCGAACTCGACGCAAGTCTGGAGGAGGCAAGCGAGGTCGTCTCCGCGACCGAGGTCTTCACCCTCGCCGAGAGTCTCGGCGGCGTCGAGAGCCTGATCGAACAGCCCGCGCCGATGACCCACGCCGCGATTCCGCGGGAAGAACGACTCGAGGCCGGCCTGACCGACAGCCTGATCCGGGTTTCGGTGGGGATCGAACACGTCGACGACCTGATCGGAGATCTCGAGCAGGCGTTCGAGGCGGCGCTGAACTGA
- a CDS encoding universal stress protein codes for MYDTIVVPVDGSPEARTAAEQARDLAADLGSSVHLFYVIPATGYLFGVDAVVDVDKASSRVAELATDVFGDSSVDVQTTVRRGDQETLTLAFLEEVDADLVVLGRKETPEVRDYLFWSTPAQIVRESEISVLLAHPDTDGGDR; via the coding sequence ATGTACGATACGATCGTCGTCCCTGTCGACGGCAGTCCCGAGGCCAGAACTGCCGCCGAACAGGCACGGGACCTCGCTGCCGATCTCGGCTCGAGCGTCCATCTCTTCTACGTCATTCCCGCGACTGGCTACCTGTTCGGCGTCGATGCGGTCGTCGACGTCGACAAAGCCAGCAGTCGCGTTGCAGAGCTCGCTACCGACGTCTTCGGTGACTCGAGTGTCGACGTCCAGACCACGGTCAGACGTGGCGACCAGGAGACGCTGACTCTCGCCTTTCTCGAGGAGGTCGACGCCGATCTCGTCGTCCTGGGTCGCAAAGAGACACCGGAGGTACGGGACTACCTCTTCTGGAGCACTCCCGCACAGATCGTCCGCGAGTCCGAGATTTCGGTGCTGCTCGCTCACCCCGATACCGACGGCGGTGATCGATGA
- a CDS encoding IS1595 family transposase, whose translation MIPLDVFGSESVAADLLEQVRWRNGVTCPRCRSDLTVKNGSYGHFQRYLCKNCDRTFNDKTGTIFAHSKVALRKWLFSIYAFLRFNTSLRQLQIEIDVQYKTIYQRVERFTKALDAPSLDLVGPVEIDEVYVSAGLKGRERDQESRSRGLSTRGRGTYEKDKPPVFTIVDRGTGDRYVIPAKSADESTIRLLLENRQKEPLTVYTDGFRAYDPLAEDDAFDREYVVHGDGEYANENVHVNTCESHGSLLRPWLSPHRGISKDKLTQYLRAFQLRRKLLWKPGREALKHAIKATL comes from the coding sequence ATGATCCCGCTAGATGTGTTTGGGTCGGAATCGGTCGCAGCGGACCTGTTAGAGCAGGTTCGCTGGCGTAACGGTGTTACTTGCCCTCGCTGCCGTTCTGACCTGACGGTCAAGAACGGCAGCTATGGGCACTTTCAGCGCTATCTCTGTAAGAATTGCGACCGCACGTTCAACGACAAGACCGGCACAATCTTCGCCCATTCGAAAGTCGCACTCAGAAAGTGGCTGTTCTCGATTTACGCGTTTCTCCGGTTTAACACGAGTCTTCGTCAACTTCAGATAGAGATCGACGTCCAGTACAAAACGATATATCAGCGCGTCGAGCGCTTCACGAAGGCGCTTGATGCACCTTCGCTTGACCTTGTCGGACCGGTCGAAATCGATGAAGTCTACGTTTCTGCAGGGCTGAAAGGCCGCGAGCGCGACCAAGAGTCGCGCTCGCGTGGCCTGTCCACGCGTGGGCGAGGAACGTACGAGAAGGACAAACCGCCGGTGTTCACGATCGTCGATCGTGGCACCGGCGACCGATACGTGATCCCAGCGAAATCAGCCGACGAATCGACGATTCGGCTCCTTCTCGAAAACCGTCAGAAGGAGCCACTGACCGTCTACACTGACGGATTTCGTGCCTACGATCCACTGGCCGAGGACGACGCATTCGACCGCGAATACGTCGTCCACGGCGACGGCGAATACGCCAACGAAAACGTACACGTCAACACCTGCGAGAGCCACGGATCGCTGCTGCGACCGTGGCTCTCGCCTCATCGAGGCATCTCAAAAGACAAGCTCACACAGTATCTCCGAGCGTTCCAACTTCGACGAAAGCTACTGTGGAAACCAGGGAGAGAAGCGCTCAAACACGCTATCAAAGCGACGCTATGA
- a CDS encoding IS630-like element ISNagr8 family transposase gives MGGDRRGELVRHLSEEELDRLLDEADDPKVVKRLTFVKRLYKGATYEEAADDVGKSASTGSRWARRWNDGGLGQLTPNFGGGRPPKLGDEEQECLLELLREGQPWKAQEVHQLLDEEFDVEYHPDYLGRVLRNLGLSYAKPRPKRPSRPENADEILEERVADAFDEETETAHNNRPEDEDEGWVLDDNICTDGGTVVGFCDASHPQPYDNSHRLWYVDDPTLERPLVKLDEPAVGCYTLNGESVLTFPEDQSKENICALLEEVREQNPGTRILLVLDNFSSHICEHTRKRAHQLGIDLVFLPVGSPHLNPIEQVWKVLKRNASPIVVASESAFRTLARRLFNTLTDRLGFAKSWIDQFLSPYLQKLS, from the coding sequence ATGGGAGGAGACCGGCGGGGCGAGCTCGTTCGTCATCTGAGCGAGGAGGAGTTGGATCGTCTGCTGGACGAAGCAGACGATCCAAAGGTCGTCAAGCGGCTCACCTTTGTCAAACGTCTCTACAAGGGTGCAACGTACGAAGAAGCAGCCGACGACGTTGGGAAATCTGCGTCGACTGGAAGTCGCTGGGCACGTCGATGGAACGATGGCGGGCTGGGTCAGTTGACACCGAACTTCGGGGGCGGAAGGCCCCCGAAGCTCGGTGACGAGGAACAAGAGTGTCTTCTAGAACTTCTCCGGGAGGGACAGCCCTGGAAAGCACAGGAAGTTCACCAGCTCTTGGACGAAGAGTTCGATGTTGAGTACCATCCGGATTATCTCGGTCGAGTCCTCCGGAATCTCGGACTGTCTTACGCTAAACCACGTCCAAAACGTCCCTCACGGCCAGAAAATGCAGATGAAATCCTCGAAGAACGCGTCGCAGACGCGTTCGACGAGGAAACAGAGACAGCACATAACAACCGTCCCGAGGATGAGGACGAAGGCTGGGTTCTCGACGACAATATCTGTACAGATGGAGGAACTGTCGTCGGTTTTTGTGACGCTTCTCATCCGCAACCATACGACAATTCGCATCGACTGTGGTACGTCGATGATCCGACACTCGAACGACCGCTGGTGAAGCTTGACGAACCAGCGGTCGGGTGCTATACGCTCAACGGCGAAAGTGTCCTGACCTTTCCTGAAGATCAATCGAAAGAGAACATCTGTGCCCTATTGGAGGAGGTCCGCGAGCAGAATCCGGGAACGCGGATTCTGCTCGTCTTGGACAACTTCTCGTCTCACATCTGTGAGCACACGCGCAAGCGCGCACATCAACTCGGTATCGATCTCGTCTTTCTTCCGGTCGGTTCACCGCATCTCAATCCAATCGAGCAGGTCTGGAAAGTGCTCAAACGGAATGCTTCACCAATCGTCGTGGCGAGCGAGAGCGCGTTCCGCACTCTCGCTCGCCGCCTCTTCAACACCCTCACCGATCGACTTGGATTCGCCAAGTCTTGGATCGACCAGTTCCTCAGTCCATATTTGCAAAAGTTATCTTGA